A window of the Cystobacter fuscus genome harbors these coding sequences:
- a CDS encoding sigma 54-interacting transcriptional regulator — protein sequence MASLTIRSPQGKVRTVLLHKRITSIGRSADNDVALEDPSVPDSALHVLFDGARYQLGSLGATFQVNGKKRDSAVLATSDVIRVGATELVFTREEAAPGPAATTSPPLSLTHQAEPTADPDSTTREVPGVVGRELLLLRRLTAFSTRVLGGGANRDTLLEHLLDEAIEVTRADKGFLILRESGELRVKVARNLSRENLEDAVERVSDSIIEKVVRTRQPLILSDALEDPEFKVSKSVVNLQMLSVMCVPLVRDDELFGVLYVGNDRLVNRFEPKSLDMLTIFAAQALLLIHNALLVNDLKLDNTELRKRLDDTRYGEIVGACQGMLDVYKRIDKIAPTDISVLITGETGTGKELIARELHRHSPRARGPFVTINCGAIPENLLESELFGHVRGAFTGAVNTKVGRFQAAIGGTLFLDEIGEMPLQLQVKLLRALQEKVVYKVGDHRGEPVDIRVVTATNRVLEEEVRKGTFREDLYYRLNVVTLKLPPLRERGEDLFVLGKYFLQKYAKEFGARAKGFSPSATVAMKKYGWPGNIRELENRIKKAVVLSDKPLIGPDDLDLKPENLEPVLPLAEARERWQKHYIQEVYERNNRNKTKTAKDLGVDPRTIFRHFEKLEADKSGEPLLPAGDGDEELL from the coding sequence ATGGCCAGCCTCACCATCCGCTCCCCCCAGGGCAAGGTCCGCACGGTCCTGCTCCACAAGCGCATCACCAGCATCGGCCGCTCGGCCGACAATGACGTGGCGCTGGAGGACCCGTCCGTGCCGGACAGTGCCCTGCACGTGCTCTTCGATGGCGCGCGCTACCAGTTGGGCAGCCTGGGCGCCACCTTCCAGGTCAACGGCAAGAAGCGCGACAGTGCCGTGCTCGCCACGTCCGACGTCATCCGCGTGGGCGCCACCGAGCTGGTGTTCACGCGCGAGGAGGCCGCGCCCGGACCCGCCGCCACGACCTCGCCGCCCCTGTCCCTCACCCACCAGGCCGAGCCGACGGCGGACCCCGACTCCACCACCCGCGAGGTGCCCGGCGTGGTGGGGCGCGAGCTGCTGCTGTTGCGCCGCCTCACCGCCTTCAGCACCCGGGTGCTCGGCGGCGGCGCCAACCGGGACACGCTGCTGGAGCACCTGCTGGACGAGGCCATCGAGGTGACGCGGGCGGACAAGGGCTTCCTCATCCTCCGGGAGAGCGGCGAGCTGCGCGTGAAGGTGGCGCGCAACCTCTCGCGCGAGAACCTGGAGGACGCGGTGGAGCGCGTGTCCGACTCCATCATCGAGAAGGTGGTGCGCACGCGCCAGCCGCTCATCCTCAGCGACGCGCTGGAGGATCCCGAGTTCAAGGTGAGCAAGTCCGTGGTGAACCTGCAGATGCTCTCCGTCATGTGCGTGCCGCTGGTGCGCGACGACGAGCTCTTCGGCGTGCTCTACGTGGGCAACGATCGGCTGGTGAACCGCTTCGAGCCCAAGAGCCTGGACATGCTCACCATCTTCGCCGCCCAGGCGCTGCTGCTCATCCACAACGCGCTGCTGGTGAACGATCTCAAGCTGGACAACACCGAGCTGCGCAAGCGCCTGGACGACACGCGCTACGGGGAGATCGTCGGCGCGTGCCAGGGCATGCTCGACGTGTACAAGCGCATCGACAAGATCGCCCCCACGGACATCTCCGTGCTCATCACCGGCGAGACGGGCACGGGCAAGGAGCTCATCGCGCGCGAGCTGCACCGCCACTCGCCCCGCGCCAGGGGGCCCTTCGTCACCATCAACTGCGGCGCCATCCCCGAGAACCTCCTGGAGAGCGAGCTGTTCGGCCACGTGCGCGGCGCCTTCACCGGCGCGGTGAACACCAAGGTGGGTCGCTTCCAGGCGGCCATCGGCGGCACGCTCTTCCTCGATGAAATCGGCGAGATGCCGCTGCAGCTCCAGGTGAAGCTCTTGCGCGCCCTGCAGGAGAAGGTCGTCTACAAGGTGGGAGACCACCGGGGCGAGCCCGTGGACATCCGCGTGGTGACGGCCACCAACCGGGTGCTGGAGGAAGAGGTGCGCAAGGGCACCTTCCGCGAGGACCTCTACTACCGACTCAACGTGGTGACGCTCAAGCTGCCCCCCCTGCGCGAGCGCGGCGAGGACCTGTTCGTGCTCGGCAAGTACTTCCTGCAGAAGTACGCCAAGGAGTTCGGCGCCCGGGCCAAGGGCTTCTCCCCCTCGGCCACGGTGGCCATGAAGAAGTACGGTTGGCCAGGCAACATCCGCGAGCTGGAGAACCGCATCAAGAAGGCCGTGGTGCTCTCGGACAAGCCGCTCATCGGGCCGGATGACCTGGACCTCAAGCCGGAGAACCTGGAGCCGGTGCTGCCCCTGGCCGAGGCGCGCGAGCGCTGGCAGAAGCACTACATCCAGGAGGTCTACGAGCGGAACAACCGCAACAAGACCAAGACGGCCAAGGACCTGGGCGTGGACCCGCGCACCATCTTCCGCCACTTCGAGAAACTGGAAGCGGACAAGAGCGGCGAGCCCTTGCTTCCCGCCGGAGACGGCGACGAGGAATTGTTGTAA